A genome region from Psychrobacter jeotgali includes the following:
- the rplL gene encoding 50S ribosomal protein L7/L12: MALSKEDVLNAIAEMSVMDIVELISDMEEKFGVTAAVAAAAPAAAAEGGAAAEEKDEFDVVLASFGEKKVAVIKAVREATGLGLKEAKDLVESAPAPIKEAANKDEAEELKKKLEEAGATVELK; encoded by the coding sequence ATGGCACTATCTAAAGAAGATGTGTTAAACGCAATCGCTGAAATGTCAGTAATGGATATCGTTGAATTAATCAGTGATATGGAAGAAAAATTCGGCGTAACAGCTGCTGTAGCTGCTGCTGCACCTGCTGCTGCTGCTGAAGGCGGTGCTGCTGCTGAAGAAAAAGACGAGTTTGACGTTGTTCTTGCTAGCTTTGGCGAGAAGAAAGTTGCTGTCATTAAGGCCGTACGTGAAGCCACTGGCCTTGGTCTAAAAGAAGCAAAAGACTTGGTTGAAAGTGCTCCAGCACCAATCAAAGAAGCTGCTAATAAAGACGAAGCTGAAGAGTTGAAAAAGAAACTTGAAGAAGCTGGTGCTACTGTTGAACTAAAATAA
- the rplJ gene encoding 50S ribosomal protein L10 produces MALTLEQKQQVVAEMSEVAANAYSAVAADYHGIGVAKLTELRQQAREKGVVLKVVKNTLAKRAFEGTKFESMSDSMTGPLLLAFSMEDLGSAARVVFDFSKDNKALETKLVSVGGEVYGPEELERVSKLPTRDEAISILMATMNAPVTKLVQTMNAVPGKFVRTVAAIKDAKEAA; encoded by the coding sequence ATGGCATTAACGCTAGAGCAAAAACAACAAGTTGTGGCTGAAATGTCTGAAGTTGCTGCTAATGCTTACTCAGCAGTAGCTGCCGATTATCACGGTATTGGTGTTGCAAAGCTCACTGAGCTGCGCCAACAAGCCCGTGAAAAAGGTGTCGTTTTGAAAGTGGTAAAAAATACCCTAGCAAAACGCGCTTTTGAAGGCACTAAGTTTGAGAGCATGTCAGACAGTATGACTGGTCCATTACTTTTGGCTTTTTCTATGGAAGATTTGGGATCTGCTGCTAGAGTCGTTTTCGACTTTAGTAAAGATAACAAAGCTTTAGAAACCAAATTAGTGTCAGTCGGCGGTGAAGTTTATGGTCCTGAAGAGCTAGAGCGTGTATCGAAGCTACCAACGCGCGACGAAGCAATCTCTATCCTCATGGCAACTATGAATGCACCAGTGACCAAGCTAGTCCAGACTATGAACGCAGTTCCTGGCAAGTTTGTTCGTACTGTAGCAGCAATCAAAGACGCAAAAGAAGCGGCTTAA
- the rplA gene encoding 50S ribosomal protein L1, producing the protein MSKLTKRQKEIQSRVDNEKQYTIEEAVQILNDLPALKFKESIDIAVNLGVDPRKSDQVVRGATNLPAGTGKTKRVAVFAQGAAAEAAKEAGADIVGFEDLAEEIKAGNMDFDVVIAAPDAMRVVGQLGTILGPRGLMPNPKVGTVTPNVAEAVTNAKAGQAQYRVDKAGIIHTTIGQVGFTAEQIIQNAQALLSDLKRAKPATSKGIFIKKITLSSTMGPGITIDPVPYRMAK; encoded by the coding sequence ATGAGTAAGTTAACCAAACGCCAAAAAGAAATTCAAAGCCGTGTTGATAACGAAAAACAGTACACGATTGAAGAAGCCGTTCAAATTCTAAACGATTTGCCAGCGCTTAAATTCAAAGAGTCTATCGATATTGCAGTTAACTTGGGTGTTGACCCACGTAAATCTGATCAAGTCGTACGCGGTGCAACTAACCTGCCTGCTGGTACAGGCAAAACTAAACGTGTTGCGGTTTTCGCTCAAGGTGCTGCTGCTGAAGCGGCTAAAGAAGCCGGTGCAGATATCGTTGGTTTTGAAGACCTAGCAGAAGAGATCAAAGCGGGCAATATGGACTTCGACGTAGTTATTGCTGCTCCTGACGCTATGCGTGTAGTTGGTCAGCTAGGTACTATCCTAGGTCCACGTGGCTTGATGCCTAACCCAAAAGTGGGTACGGTAACGCCTAACGTTGCAGAAGCGGTAACTAACGCTAAAGCCGGTCAAGCACAGTACCGTGTTGACAAAGCAGGTATTATCCATACCACTATTGGTCAAGTAGGTTTTACTGCAGAGCAAATCATCCAAAACGCTCAAGCATTATTATCTGACCTAAAGCGTGCGAAACCTGCAACTTCTAAAGGTATCTTTATTAAGAAAATCACTTTATCTAGCACTATGGGCCCAGGCATCACTATTGATCCTGTACCATACCGTATGGCTAAATAA
- the rplK gene encoding 50S ribosomal protein L11 has protein sequence MAKKIDGYIKLQVPAGKANPSPPIGPALGQKGVNIMAFCKEFNAATANQEPGLPIPTEITVYSDKSFTFIMKSPPAAFLLRKAAGIAKGSGTPNTAKVGKVNREQLEEIVKTKDADLTAADLDAAIRTVAGTARSMGITVEGV, from the coding sequence ATGGCTAAGAAGATTGATGGTTACATCAAACTACAAGTCCCAGCAGGTAAAGCCAACCCTTCACCACCAATTGGTCCAGCACTGGGTCAAAAAGGCGTGAATATCATGGCGTTCTGTAAAGAATTTAACGCTGCGACTGCTAACCAAGAACCAGGTTTGCCGATCCCAACTGAAATCACCGTTTATAGTGATAAATCTTTTACCTTTATCATGAAATCACCACCAGCGGCGTTCTTATTACGCAAAGCTGCTGGCATCGCTAAAGGTTCAGGTACTCCGAACACTGCCAAAGTAGGTAAAGTGAACCGTGAGCAGTTAGAAGAAATCGTTAAAACTAAAGATGCCGATTTAACGGCAGCTGATCTTGATGCTGCTATTCGTACTGTCGCCGGTACTGCTCGTTCAATGGGTATTACCGTGGAGGGTGTGTAA
- the nusG gene encoding transcription termination/antitermination protein NusG, giving the protein MRWYIVQAFSGYEKQVQRSLIERINRSDFAESFGDVLVPTEEVVEMKDGKKRKSERKFFPGYVLIQMEMNDDTWHIVNECPRIMGFIGGTPETPAPITQVEADRILNRLNQTEAAPRPKTLFEPGEELLVIDGPFTDFKGMVEKVDYEKSKLHLTVNVFNRPTQVELEFSKVEKLD; this is encoded by the coding sequence ATGCGTTGGTATATTGTCCAAGCGTTTTCAGGATATGAAAAACAAGTGCAACGCTCATTAATCGAGCGCATAAATCGTAGTGACTTTGCTGAATCTTTTGGTGATGTCTTAGTACCTACCGAAGAAGTCGTCGAAATGAAAGACGGCAAAAAACGTAAAAGTGAGCGCAAGTTCTTTCCTGGATACGTATTGATTCAGATGGAGATGAACGATGATACTTGGCACATTGTTAATGAATGTCCGCGTATTATGGGCTTCATTGGTGGTACACCAGAAACCCCGGCGCCTATTACTCAGGTAGAGGCAGATCGTATTCTCAATCGTTTGAACCAAACTGAAGCGGCACCACGTCCGAAAACTTTATTTGAGCCCGGTGAAGAGCTATTGGTTATTGATGGCCCATTCACTGACTTCAAAGGCATGGTTGAAAAAGTAGACTACGAGAAATCCAAACTACACTTAACTGTAAACGTATTTAATCGACCTACTCAGGTTGAACTTGAGTTTAGTAAAGTCGAAAAACTAGACTAA
- the secE gene encoding preprotein translocase subunit SecE, translating to MSNNQDNLDSKLSDAKARAGGMLSKGKHVSATNKTTAVEVAKTGSAKDVVLWLLAIVALIGATLVNQYLPGYWQPANDIWVRIGLIVALAVFALICLALTNQGRAFKTLLKDAAVELRRVTWPGKDETFQYTWQTIVVIAIVGFFIWLLDNFFNWFVGLFIG from the coding sequence ATGAGCAATAATCAGGATAACCTCGATTCCAAGTTATCTGATGCCAAGGCGAGGGCTGGTGGAATGCTGAGCAAAGGTAAACATGTATCCGCAACTAATAAGACCACTGCAGTTGAAGTGGCTAAGACCGGATCTGCAAAAGATGTGGTGTTATGGCTATTAGCCATTGTAGCTTTAATAGGTGCGACTTTAGTCAACCAATATTTACCAGGTTATTGGCAACCTGCCAATGATATTTGGGTACGAATTGGACTCATAGTTGCTCTAGCTGTTTTTGCATTAATTTGTTTAGCACTGACCAATCAAGGCCGTGCTTTTAAAACCTTATTAAAAGATGCTGCTGTTGAACTGCGCCGAGTCACTTGGCCGGGTAAAGATGAAACCTTTCAGTACACTTGGCAGACTATTGTGGTTATTGCGATTGTCGGCTTCTTTATCTGGTTATTGGATAACTTTTTTAATTGGTTTGTTGGTCTGTTTATTGGCTAA
- the tuf gene encoding elongation factor Tu → MAKAKFERNKPHVNVGTIGHVDHGKTTLTAAIATVAAKTSGGEAKDYAAIDSAPEEKARGITINTSHIEYDTETRHYAHVDCPGHADYVKNMITGAAQMDGAILVVSATDGPMPQTREHILLSRQVGVPYIIVFMNKCDLVDDEELLELVEMEVRELLNDYDFPGDDTPIMKGSATQALKGDDGKYGEPAVVELLQTLDTYIPEPERDVDKAFLMPIEDVFSISGRGTVVTGRVESGIVRVGDEIEIVGIKDTQKTTCTGVEMFRKLLDEGRAGENCGVLLRGTKREDVQRGQVLAKPGSITPHTKFDAEVYVLSKEEGGRHTPFLNGYRPQFYFRTTDVTGAIQLQDGTEMVMPGDNVEMGVELIHPIAMDKGLRFAIREGGRTVGAGVVANVRD, encoded by the coding sequence ATGGCAAAGGCCAAGTTTGAACGCAACAAGCCCCACGTCAACGTCGGCACCATCGGACACGTTGACCACGGTAAAACCACACTAACCGCTGCTATCGCCACCGTAGCTGCTAAAACCTCTGGCGGCGAAGCCAAAGACTATGCAGCCATTGATAGCGCCCCAGAAGAAAAAGCCCGTGGCATCACCATTAACACCAGCCACATTGAATATGACACCGAGACTCGTCACTACGCTCACGTAGACTGCCCAGGTCACGCTGACTATGTTAAAAACATGATCACCGGTGCCGCTCAAATGGACGGCGCAATCCTAGTCGTATCAGCTACAGATGGCCCAATGCCACAAACCCGTGAGCACATCCTGCTATCACGTCAGGTTGGCGTACCGTACATCATCGTCTTCATGAACAAGTGCGACCTAGTTGATGACGAAGAATTGCTTGAGCTCGTAGAAATGGAAGTTCGTGAACTTCTTAACGACTACGACTTCCCAGGCGACGACACCCCAATCATGAAAGGCAGTGCCACCCAAGCCCTAAAAGGCGACGACGGCAAATACGGCGAACCTGCAGTTGTAGAACTACTACAAACTCTAGACACCTACATCCCAGAGCCTGAGCGTGACGTTGACAAAGCATTCCTAATGCCTATTGAAGACGTATTCTCAATCTCAGGTCGTGGTACCGTAGTTACTGGTCGTGTTGAATCAGGTATCGTTCGCGTTGGCGACGAAATCGAAATCGTTGGTATCAAAGACACTCAAAAAACCACCTGTACCGGTGTAGAGATGTTCCGCAAACTACTAGACGAAGGTCGTGCTGGTGAGAACTGTGGCGTACTACTACGTGGTACCAAGCGTGAAGACGTCCAACGTGGCCAAGTACTAGCTAAGCCAGGTTCAATCACCCCGCACACCAAGTTTGACGCTGAAGTATACGTGTTAAGCAAAGAAGAAGGTGGTCGTCATACTCCGTTCTTGAACGGTTATCGTCCACAGTTCTACTTCCGTACTACCGACGTAACTGGCGCAATCCAATTACAAGACGGTACAGAAATGGTAATGCCTGGTGATAACGTTGAGATGGGCGTAGAGCTTATCCACCCAATCGCTATGGACAAAGGCCTACGTTTCGCTATTCGCGAAGGCGGCCGTACCGTAGGTGCTGGTGTTGTTGCAAACGTTAGAGACTAA
- the fusA gene encoding elongation factor G, whose protein sequence is MARKTPLKRYRNIGISAHIDAGKTTTTERILFYTGKNHQLGETHDGGATMDWMEQEQERGITITSAATTCFWSGMDQQFPEHRINIIDTPGHVDFTIEVERSMRVLDGACMVYCAVGGVQPQSETVWRQANKYKVPRLAFVNKMDRVGADFYRVIEQVKTRLGGNPVPIVIPIGKEDDFEGVVDLISMKALYWDTESQGMKFEAREIPAELLEKATEWRNNLVESAAEANEELMDKYLEGEELTPEEIHDAIRQRTIANEIIPMLCGTAFKNKGVQRMLDAVIEYMPAPMDVPEIAGILNDKDETEATRPASDDAPFSALAFKVMNDKFVGNLTFVRVYSGVIKQGDSVYNPVKMKRERIGRIVEMHAESQETLEEIRAGDIAALVGMKDVGTGDTLCDENNVITLERMEFPDPVISLAVEPKTKADQEKMSMALGRLAKEDPSFRVHTDEESGQTIISGMGELHLEILVDRMKREFKVEANIGAPQVAYRETIRNGVEQEGKFVRQTGGRGKFGHVWLRLEPLDPAGDVEYEFAEEVVGGVVPKEFHNAVDKGIQERMKNGILAGYPIVGVKATLYDGSYHDVDSDELSFKMAGSIAFKKGFMAANPALLEPIMKVEVETPEEYMGDIMGDLNRRRGMVQGMDDLPGGTKQIRAEVPLAEMFGYATNLRSQSQGRATYSMEFQKYAETPKSVAEEIMKKFTGKDEEE, encoded by the coding sequence ATGGCTCGTAAAACACCCCTAAAACGCTATCGTAATATTGGTATTTCAGCGCATATTGACGCTGGCAAAACAACGACGACAGAACGTATTTTATTTTATACTGGTAAAAACCACCAACTGGGCGAAACTCATGATGGTGGAGCTACTATGGACTGGATGGAGCAAGAGCAGGAGCGTGGTATTACTATTACCTCAGCGGCTACTACTTGTTTCTGGTCTGGCATGGATCAGCAGTTTCCAGAACACCGTATCAACATTATTGATACCCCGGGCCACGTTGACTTTACGATCGAAGTAGAGCGTTCAATGCGTGTACTTGACGGTGCTTGCATGGTTTATTGTGCAGTAGGCGGCGTTCAGCCACAGTCTGAAACCGTATGGCGCCAGGCTAACAAGTATAAGGTTCCACGCCTTGCATTTGTTAACAAGATGGACCGTGTTGGTGCAGACTTTTATCGTGTCATAGAACAAGTTAAAACTCGTCTTGGTGGTAACCCAGTGCCAATCGTTATTCCAATTGGTAAAGAAGACGACTTTGAAGGCGTGGTCGACTTAATATCGATGAAAGCGCTTTATTGGGATACAGAATCTCAAGGCATGAAGTTTGAAGCGCGTGAAATCCCAGCTGAATTGTTAGAAAAAGCTACAGAATGGCGTAACAATCTAGTTGAAAGCGCTGCTGAAGCGAATGAAGAGCTGATGGATAAATATCTTGAAGGTGAAGAGCTAACGCCAGAAGAGATCCATGATGCTATTCGTCAGCGTACTATCGCTAACGAAATCATTCCAATGCTTTGTGGTACAGCGTTCAAAAACAAAGGTGTTCAGAGAATGTTGGATGCGGTTATTGAATATATGCCTGCGCCAATGGATGTACCTGAGATTGCTGGTATTTTGAATGATAAAGACGAGACTGAAGCTACGCGTCCAGCGTCTGATGATGCGCCGTTCTCAGCACTTGCCTTTAAAGTAATGAATGATAAGTTCGTAGGTAATTTAACCTTCGTACGTGTTTATTCAGGTGTAATTAAACAGGGTGATAGTGTTTATAACCCAGTTAAAATGAAGCGTGAGCGTATCGGCCGTATCGTTGAGATGCACGCTGAGTCTCAAGAAACGCTAGAAGAGATTCGTGCTGGTGATATCGCCGCTTTAGTTGGTATGAAAGATGTCGGTACTGGTGATACTCTATGTGATGAAAACAACGTCATTACTCTTGAACGTATGGAATTCCCAGATCCAGTTATCAGCCTAGCGGTTGAGCCTAAGACTAAAGCTGACCAAGAAAAAATGTCAATGGCATTAGGTCGCTTGGCTAAAGAAGATCCATCATTCCGTGTACATACGGATGAAGAGTCGGGCCAGACGATCATCAGTGGTATGGGTGAGCTGCATCTTGAGATTCTAGTAGATCGTATGAAACGCGAATTTAAAGTTGAAGCTAACATCGGTGCACCACAAGTTGCGTACCGTGAGACTATCCGTAATGGTGTCGAACAAGAAGGTAAGTTCGTACGTCAGACCGGTGGTCGTGGTAAATTCGGTCACGTTTGGTTACGTCTTGAGCCACTTGATCCAGCGGGCGACGTTGAGTATGAATTCGCTGAAGAAGTTGTTGGCGGTGTAGTACCAAAAGAGTTCCATAATGCTGTTGATAAAGGTATTCAAGAGCGTATGAAAAATGGTATTTTGGCCGGCTATCCTATCGTTGGCGTAAAAGCGACGTTGTATGATGGTTCGTACCATGACGTGGATTCGGATGAGCTATCATTTAAGATGGCAGGTTCGATTGCTTTCAAAAAAGGCTTTATGGCTGCCAATCCAGCGCTTCTTGAGCCTATCATGAAAGTAGAAGTAGAGACTCCAGAAGAATACATGGGTGATATCATGGGTGATCTAAACCGTCGCCGTGGTATGGTTCAAGGTATGGATGATCTACCTGGTGGCACTAAGCAGATTCGTGCTGAAGTACCATTAGCAGAAATGTTTGGTTATGCAACCAACCTTCGTTCACAGTCTCAAGGCCGTGCAACATACTCTATGGAATTCCAAAAGTATGCTGAAACACCTAAGTCTGTCGCTGAAGAAATCATGAAGAAATTCACCGGTAAAGACGAAGAAGAGTAA
- the rpsG gene encoding 30S ribosomal protein S7, whose translation MPRRRIVATREILPDPKFGSQTIAKFINHVMSHGKKSTAERIVYGALDTVSEKRNIEDPVAFFEEVLENVRPMVEVKARRVGGATYQVPMEVRPSRRTALAMRWLAEAASKRSEKSMALRLAGELADASEGKGNAVKKRDEVHRMADANKAFSHYRF comes from the coding sequence ATGCCAAGACGTCGCATTGTCGCTACCCGTGAGATCCTACCGGATCCTAAGTTTGGTAGCCAAACCATCGCTAAATTCATCAACCACGTGATGAGCCATGGTAAAAAATCTACTGCTGAGCGTATCGTTTATGGTGCTCTTGATACTGTAAGTGAAAAACGTAATATCGAAGATCCAGTAGCTTTTTTTGAAGAAGTACTAGAAAACGTTCGTCCAATGGTCGAAGTAAAAGCTCGCCGTGTTGGTGGTGCAACCTACCAAGTACCAATGGAAGTACGTCCCTCCCGTCGTACTGCCTTGGCTATGCGTTGGTTAGCCGAAGCTGCCTCTAAGCGTTCTGAAAAATCAATGGCTTTACGTTTAGCCGGTGAATTAGCAGATGCCTCAGAAGGTAAAGGTAATGCTGTGAAGAAGCGTGATGAAGTTCACCGTATGGCTGATGCCAACAAAGCGTTCTCACATTACCGCTTCTAA
- the rpsL gene encoding 30S ribosomal protein S12, with protein sequence MATTNQLIRKGRKTIKEKSKVPALEACPQRRGVCTRVYTTTPKKPNSAMRKVCRVRLTSGYEVSSYIGGEGHNLQEHSVVLIRGGRVKDLPGVRYHTVRGALDCAGVKDRKQGRSKYGAKKPKV encoded by the coding sequence ATGGCAACAACTAACCAATTGATTCGTAAGGGTCGCAAAACCATCAAGGAAAAATCAAAAGTTCCTGCGTTGGAAGCGTGCCCACAGCGCCGTGGTGTATGTACTCGCGTATATACTACTACTCCAAAAAAACCTAACTCAGCCATGCGTAAAGTATGTCGTGTACGTTTGACTTCAGGCTATGAAGTATCAAGCTATATCGGCGGCGAAGGTCATAACCTACAAGAGCACAGCGTGGTTCTTATCCGTGGTGGTCGTGTAAAAGACCTACCAGGTGTACGTTATCACACCGTTCGTGGTGCACTTGACTGTGCAGGCGTTAAAGACCGTAAACAAGGTCGCTCTAAGTACGGTGCGAAGAAGCCTAAAGTTTAA
- a CDS encoding EcsC family protein, whose translation MAKRSTLYKGISTVSHFTRDNLERMGSFIDSVNAKTGKPRQYKAVDLGDEDYQQDLFREQTLKTTQQLLGPRFATYGKYAKKIVPNSLFKNTIDGTFVQVAMLAARWSQLDLPNNHRFADISALDDEQRYALATDIANQNRALATLGGLTGLAGLPGLLADTLWLLLVSLRTVYQLSAVYDQPLTGKQGVKMAYELLANADLSKMQEKQALLAGLGVGKGLLDNAQSRGLHSELKNLGLKNQNVNYYAEQVDSIAGQVGIDLDQINLSWLRRLLPVTAVAIGMSYNSRLIDEVIGVAQATFAPEPKLANRSITDDSSSEAKVSKDADATKKDSKDKDNKGKNNTDSSADKKSDKSIDDGTKADDVKSKKDAKSDPKVTDEESVDENYKKAQSSNNK comes from the coding sequence ATGGCAAAGCGCAGCACTCTTTATAAAGGCATCAGCACAGTTAGTCACTTTACCCGTGACAACCTTGAGCGTATGGGCTCATTTATTGATAGCGTAAATGCTAAGACTGGTAAACCACGTCAGTATAAGGCGGTAGATTTGGGGGATGAAGACTATCAGCAAGATCTGTTCCGCGAACAGACGCTAAAAACTACGCAGCAGCTGCTAGGTCCACGCTTTGCCACTTATGGTAAATACGCCAAAAAAATAGTACCTAATAGTCTATTTAAAAATACTATTGATGGAACATTTGTTCAAGTTGCTATGCTGGCCGCCAGATGGAGCCAATTAGACTTACCTAATAATCATCGTTTTGCTGATATTAGCGCTTTAGATGACGAGCAGCGTTATGCTTTAGCCACTGATATCGCCAACCAAAATCGTGCTCTAGCAACTTTAGGTGGCCTTACAGGTTTAGCGGGTTTACCTGGCTTGTTAGCAGATACACTGTGGCTACTATTAGTTTCACTGCGTACGGTTTATCAATTGTCAGCCGTTTATGACCAGCCGCTTACTGGTAAGCAAGGGGTAAAAATGGCTTATGAGCTTTTAGCCAATGCCGACTTAAGTAAAATGCAAGAAAAACAAGCGTTGCTCGCAGGTCTAGGCGTAGGTAAAGGCTTACTTGATAACGCTCAAAGCCGTGGTTTACATAGCGAACTCAAAAACTTGGGTCTTAAGAACCAGAATGTTAATTATTATGCAGAGCAAGTAGATAGCATTGCAGGACAAGTGGGTATCGATCTTGATCAGATTAACTTATCTTGGTTACGTCGTCTGTTACCGGTTACCGCTGTTGCTATAGGCATGAGCTATAACAGTCGCTTGATTGATGAGGTGATTGGGGTTGCCCAAGCGACTTTTGCCCCGGAACCAAAGCTGGCTAATCGTTCAATTACCGATGATAGCAGTAGTGAAGCTAAAGTCAGCAAAGACGCTGACGCTACAAAGAAAGATAGTAAAGATAAAGACAATAAAGGTAAAAATAATACGGATAGCAGCGCCGACAAAAAGTCAGATAAGTCTATCGATGATGGCACTAAGGCTGATGATGTAAAGTCAAAAAAAGACGCAAAGTCAGATCCAAAGGTAACTGATGAAGAGTCCGTAGACGAGAATTATAAAAAAGCCCAGTCAAGTAATAATAAATAA
- a CDS encoding beta-ketoacyl-ACP synthase II codes for MRRVVITGAGIVSCIGHDLATVTTVLKEGQSGIVFNESYAEHGFKSQVSGSVDKSELDTKSIDRKLKRFFSDASLYAYVSALAAIEQAGLAIETVNNNPRVALVASSGGASTENIVNAVDAMREKGLRGVGAMAVPKTMGSSVSAALATGLKIQGVSYSLTSACATSTHCIGHAAELIQLGKADVVLAGGSESEHWTQSCMFDAMGAVSTQYNETPKKASRAYDKDRDGFVIAAGGAMLVVESLEHATARGANILAEIVGYGASSDGAEMVAPSGEGAVRCMQQALDQAGLTSVDYINSHGTSTPLGDITELKAIAKVFSQNDNKDNVPPISSTKSMTGHSLGAVGAQELIYCLLMLQDNFIAPSINVETLDAEAEGFDIVTQKRDVKLDTIMSNSFGFGGTNATLIIKRFEP; via the coding sequence ATGCGCCGAGTGGTTATCACAGGAGCCGGGATTGTCTCTTGCATCGGACACGATTTAGCGACCGTTACTACTGTCCTAAAAGAAGGTCAGTCCGGTATTGTCTTCAATGAAAGCTATGCTGAACATGGGTTTAAATCCCAAGTCAGCGGTAGTGTGGATAAAAGTGAGCTGGACACTAAGTCTATCGACCGTAAATTAAAACGGTTTTTTAGTGATGCCAGTCTCTATGCTTATGTTAGCGCCTTGGCCGCTATCGAACAGGCAGGCTTGGCCATTGAGACCGTAAATAACAACCCAAGAGTAGCGCTGGTCGCCAGCTCAGGCGGTGCCTCTACAGAAAACATCGTCAATGCGGTAGATGCTATGCGCGAAAAAGGACTGCGCGGCGTCGGTGCGATGGCGGTACCCAAAACCATGGGCAGCTCCGTATCAGCAGCACTAGCGACGGGGCTTAAAATTCAAGGGGTCTCCTACTCGCTGACCTCTGCTTGTGCCACTTCAACCCATTGTATCGGTCATGCCGCTGAGCTTATTCAGTTGGGTAAAGCCGATGTGGTGCTCGCTGGCGGTAGTGAATCTGAGCATTGGACTCAGTCTTGCATGTTTGATGCGATGGGCGCGGTTAGCACCCAATATAATGAGACGCCAAAAAAGGCCTCAAGAGCTTATGATAAAGACCGTGATGGTTTTGTGATTGCCGCTGGCGGCGCTATGCTGGTGGTTGAGAGCCTTGAGCATGCCACCGCACGCGGTGCTAATATCTTGGCAGAGATTGTCGGTTATGGTGCTAGCTCTGATGGCGCTGAGATGGTGGCACCTAGCGGCGAAGGTGCCGTTCGTTGTATGCAGCAAGCGCTAGATCAAGCGGGCTTAACTAGCGTCGATTATATCAACAGTCATGGCACCAGTACGCCGCTAGGCGATATCACCGAGCTTAAAGCCATTGCTAAAGTATTCTCTCAAAATGATAATAAAGACAATGTACCACCCATTAGCTCCACCAAATCGATGACTGGTCATAGCTTAGGAGCGGTCGGCGCGCAAGAGCTCATTTATTGCCTGCTTATGCTCCAAGACAATTTCATTGCCCCTAGTATCAATGTTGAAACTTTGGATGCTGAGGCTGAAGGCTTCGATATTGTCACCCAAAAGCGCGACGTTAAACTGGATACGATTATGAGCAACAGCTTTGGCTTTGGTGGTACCAACGCTACCCTAATTATTAAAAGGTTTGAACCCTAG